DNA sequence from the Prolixibacter sp. SD074 genome:
ACAGATTCACTTACTCTCTTTATTGAAAAGTTTATCGTGTTTTTTTGGCTATCGGGATTGGATGGTGGATTTCCTGGCTGGGTCGGTGGTTTGAGTGGCGATTATCAAGAGGGAACAGTTTAATTATTTAGTAATTCACTCTATGCTTAAAAATTATGCGGCTTAGATCTGTCCGATTTTGTGAACATCTCCACCATTATCTACACGAAATCCGATACCTTTTAATTTTTCTTTAATAACCAATTCATTAGAAGGTAAAACAACTGCATCTGTATCCAACTGGAATAAGCCTCTATTGTCATTTGTCTGAATAATTATCTTTACATCAGAATGTTTAGTTTGTTTCGCATTATCCAATGCCCTGATAGTGTCATCTAAAGTTTCGTACTTCTTTTGAATTCTGATGGGAATAGGTTTTCCGTTAATTTGCTGTTGTAAAAACCCGTCAATTCCAACATTCCGTTGCACAGGGATTGCTCCAATAGATTTTAATAATGCCAGTTCTTTATCTGTTTTTCCAACATAGCTTTCAACCCCGTTTTTTACCAAATTAGATTCACTTACAACTAGTTCCTTTAGTCTGTTATTGGCTAGTTCAACAGCGTCTGTTGATAAATCAATCCCCATGTATACTCGATTAAGTAGCTTTGCTGCCACACAGGTTGTTCCACTACCACAGAAAGGGTCTAATACAACATCTTCTTCATTTGTGCAAAGTTTTATTATTTGTTGCAAGAGAGAAACTGGTTTTTGTGTAGGATAACCAACACGTTCTTTTGCTTTTGGATTCAAATATGGAATATCCCAGACATCTGACAGAGGAACTCCTTTTTTTCCCTTTGCCAATACAATATTTCCATCTTCATCCTTTTTATAAATAGATTTCCCGTTTTTGTCTCTTTCTCTTTCCTGTAATATTTGGTCAATATTTGTAGTTGGCGAATAATCTGTATAAATCTGGTTGAACTTGAAATCTGAAGTTTTTGAATAAAAATAGATTACCTGATGAGTATTAAGCAA
Encoded proteins:
- a CDS encoding site-specific DNA-methyltransferase, producing MFLHCDKTASHYVRVALDKVFGMNNFQSEIVWNYKRWSNSKKGLLNTHQVIYFYSKTSDFKFNQIYTDYSPTTNIDQILQERERDKNGKSIYKKDEDGNIVLAKGKKGVPLSDVWDIPYLNPKAKERVGYPTQKPVSLLQQIIKLCTNEEDVVLDPFCGSGTTCVAAKLLNRVYMGIDLSTDAVELANNRLKELVVSESNLVKNGVESYVGKTDKELALLKSIGAIPVQRNVGIDGFLQQQINGKPIPIRIQKKYETLDDTIRALDNAKQTKHSDVKIIIQTNDNRGLFQLDTDAVVLPSNELVIKEKLKGIGFRVDNGGDVHKIGQI